In the Elusimicrobiota bacterium genome, GTCTTTGGAAAAACCAATATACAAAATCTTAACGATTTCAGCGCGAGGGACGCCGGGGTGAGGGAACCGCCACCGTATTGTCTTCGGCCATATGGGTTGGATCGATGAGTGGGGAAAGCCGATGAACTCGAATTTTTTTTAAACCTTCCCACGCCGCGGCCTGTTCGGCCTCTTTTTTGGATCGCCCGTCCCCAACTCCCAGGAGCCGTCGTCGAACATGAACATGCATCACAAAGGTTTTATTATGGTCGGGCCCCGTCTGTTCTTTCAGTGTGTAAGAAGGTGGTACTTTATAACGCTTTTGGATGATTTCTTGCAATTTGCTTTTATAATCGGTTTCAATAATTCTTTTTTTCTTGGAAACCAATCGGACAATAAACCGCTGGGCAACAGGAAACCCACCGTCCAGGAACAGGGCCCCTAAAAGAGCCTCAAAAGCATTCGCCAAAAGACTTTCCCGGTCGCGGCCCCCGGTGGCCTCTTCCCCATCCGACATCCAGAGATACTGACCCAAACCGATTTCTCGGGCCCAGAGGACCAAGGAAGGACGGGCCACCAATTGAGATTTCAGTTTGGAAAGTTTTCCCTCGTCTTCGTCCGGATACCGCTTAAAGAGGTAATGGGCCACGATCGCGGCCAGAATACTATCCCCCAAAAATTCCAAACGCTCGTTAAAAGATTTGCTTCCATGTTCGATGGCGTAGGATTTGTGGGTCAGAGCTTCCTGAAACAACTTCCGCGACTTGAAAACACGCCGAAGCACCTTTTCCAGGGGCGCGGCGTCCACGCGTGCCATGGCCCGTTTACCCGTTATAGCGCTTGGCCACCACCACCGCGTTGTGGCCGCCAAACCCAAGGGAATTTGAAAGGGCACATTGAATTTGAGCCGGGCGCGCCACGTTGGGGACATAATCCAGGTCGCATTCAGGGTCCGGTGTTTCGTAATTAATGGTGGGGTGAATAAACCCATTTTCCATGCAGAGAAGAGTGGCGATCAATTCCACCGCACCCGCGGCCCCCAGCAAGTGGCCGGTCATGGATTTGGTCGAAGAAATGGCTAGTTTTTGGGCGTGCGCCCCAAAAACCTTTTTCAGGGCCATGGTCTCCGTTTTGTCGTTCAGTTCGGTGGAAGTTCCGTGCGCGTTCACGTAGTCCACTTCTTCCGGGCGGACGCCCGCATCGGCCAACGCCAATTGCATGGCACGGGTCGCCGCTTTGCCTTCAGGGGACGGCGCGGTAATGTGATACGCATCGTCCGTCGCACCAAACCCAGCCAACTCCCCATAAATTTTGGCGCCCCGGGCCAAAGCGTGCTCCAAGGTTTCCAAAACCAAAACCCCAGCGCCTTCACCCATCACGAAACCCGACCGGTTTTTATCGAACGGCCGGCTGGCCTTTTCGGGAAAATCATTAAAATCTGTTGTCATAGCCCGCGCCTGACAAAACCCCGCGTAACCCAAAGCGGTAATGGCGGCCTCCGCTCCTCCCGCAATTAAAACGTCCGCGTCCCCATAGCGCAAATGCCGCAACGATGCGCCCAGAGCGTGGTTGGCTGTGGCACAGGCGGAGCTCACGGAATAGTTGGGACCCGTGATCCCGTATTCAATGGCGATCTCCCCTGAAGCAATGTTGGAAATCAGCATGGGGATCAGAAATGGAGAAACCCGGCGCATGCCTTTTTTAAGAATAACGCTGTGCTCCGCCTCAATCGTTTGAAGGCCCCCAATTCCCGACCCCACAATCACCCCACACCGTTCAGGATTTTCCTTTGAAAAATCGATCCCCGAGTCTGTCACCGCCATCCGCGCCGCGGCCATGGCAAATTGAGCAAAAGGATCCATGCGTTTTATTTTCTTGCGGTCTATGAATTGATCCGCTTGAAATCCTTTGACCTCCGCGTCAATTTGGCAGGGGTAAGTGGACACATCGAAATAACTGACCTTGCCCACACCGGAACGACCGGCCTTAATGGATTCCAGGAACGCCGCCTTGCCGATTCCGATGGGGCTCACCACCCCGAGGCCTGTGACGACGATTCGTTTTTGATTCATGGACATAGGGATTTCTCCAAAGTGTCGGTGCCCCGCGGCCGCTCGCCCCTCGGGGACCGGGGGGTCATCTATTTCTTATGACTGGTGATGTAGGAAACAGCTTGTGTGACGGTTTGGATTTTCTCCGCTTCTTCGTCAGGGATTTCCATGTCGAAGGCTTCTTCCAACGCCATCACCAACTCCACGGTGTCCAACGAATCGGCCCCGAGGTCATTCACGAAGGACGATTCCGGCTTCACCTGCGCCGCGTCAACGCCCAACTGTTCCACGATGATTTCTTTTACCTTTGTCTCGATGTCGTCTGCCACTTGTGCCTCCTTACGCGATGTGGGAGGAGAAGCTCAACGTGCGTGGGTTCGCCCCGCGCGCGTTGGGCCTATCCTGCCCGACTGCAAAACATTAAACTTCCCCTCACCCGGGCCGTCGGCCCACCCTCTCCCGCAGAGCGGGAGAGGATCGGGGAGAGGGATCCCTACATGTACATCCCACCGTTCACGGAAAGAACGTGGCCGGTGATATAAGAACTTTCATCAGAAGCCAAAAAGAGTGCCGCGTTGGCAACGTCCTGGGACTCGCCCAAACGGGTTAACGGGATGAGATCGGTGAGTTTCTTTTTTTGGTCGTCCGATAGTTTGTCGGTCATGGCGGTCCGAATGAAGCCGGGCGCGATGGCATTGACAAGAACCTGGCGGCTGGCAAATTCCCGCGCGCACGTTTTGGTCAGGGCCACCAGGCCCCCTTTGGAAGACGAATAGTTGGCCTGCCCCGCGTTCCCCATCAACCCCACAATCGAAGCGATGTTGATAATGCGGCCCCGTTGGGCTTTAAACATGGGGCGAACCACCGCTTTCGTGCAGTTAAACGGCCCCTTCAGATTGACCGCGAGGACGGCGTCCCATTCGGCGTCGGACATGCGCATCAAAAGATTGTCTTTCGTGATCCCGGCGTTATTCACTAAGATGTCGACCCGCCCGAATACCGCGAAGACCGACTGGACCCATTTCTCACAATCCGCGAACGCCGTCACATTAACTTTGGCCGCATGGGTTTTCACACCAAAGGTTTTGGCCAACTCATCCGCTGTCGCCTGACACACCTGCTCGTTCACATCGCAGAGCGCCAAGTTCGCCCCTTCTTTGGCAAATGTTTCGGCGATGGCCCGGCCAATGCCTTGGGCGCCGCCGGTAATCAATGCTGTTTGGTCTTTGAGTCGCATAGGGTTATCCTTTTAGGAGGGGGTCGAGGACACAGCGAGAAGCGCGTCCGCAGATTTCTTGTCTTCTATATTAGAAAATTTTTTCGTCTTATCGGTGCGCCGCAATAGCCCAGAGAGAACCCGGCCCGGTCCCAGTTCAATAAAAGTTTCGACCCCCGCGTCGATCATAAACCGCAGGGTCTCTTCCCATAACACCGCGTGGTCGATCTGTTGAACCAATTTCTCACGAATCTGTTGGGGATCCTGCACTGGCCGGGCGTCCACGTTGGCCACCACGGGAACGTCCGGCGAGACGATCCGCGCCGCCGCCAGAACCGGGGCCATGGCCGTCGCGGCTGGATTCATCAATGAGGAATGGAAAGCGCCGGAAACATTCAAACGCAGGGATTTTAAAGACCCAGCCTCCTGGGCCAGTCGAACCACTTCGTCCATGGCTTCCGCCGTCCCTGCCACCACAATCTGTCCGGGGCAATTGAAATTGACGGGTTGGCACAGCCCCTTCACGGCCGCCTTTCGACACAGGTCGTCCACCACAGAACGTTCGAGGCCCAAAAGGGCCGCCATCGATCCCGCAGCCTTTTCCGCGGCAGCCCCTAGGGCTTCCCCGCGGGCTTTCACCAAATCCAAACCCGTTTCGAAATCAAACGCCCCCGCGGCACAAAGTGCCGAGTATTCCCCCAAACTGTGCCCCGCCATCACGTCCGCTCGCCGACCGGAAGACCGAAGGACCGCGTGGGCCGCCATGGAAACGATGAAAAGAGAGACCTGCGTGAACCGCGTCTGCCGAAGCTTTTCTTCTGGACCCGAAAAAATCACATCAATGTATTCACGGCCCAGCCGGGATTCCGCCCGTTCAAAGATGGCTCGCGCCTCCGGAAAATGATCGTTAAGCTCGCGGCCCATCCCCACGTATTGAGCCCCTTGACCCGGAAAAAGAAACGCCGTTTTCATCACCATTGCAGGACCGCCGCACCCCAGGTCAACCCCGCGCCAAAAGCGATCAATTCCACTTTGTCCCCCCGTTTCACTTGCCCCTCAGAAACCGCTTGGTCCAACGCGATGATCGTGGTGGCGGCCGACATATTGCCGAATTTTTGAACGTTACGAAACACTCGGTCGTCCGGGATATTGACTCTTTTGGCCACCGCGTCAATGATCCGCAAATTGGCCTGGTGAGGAATGAGGAGACGAAGATCTTGGGGAGATAAGCCCGCCTTAGCGAGAGCCGCGGTAGCGGCCTCCACCATCCGGGTTACGGCATTTTTAAACACTTCTTTCCCCTCCATTTTAATGAGAGGCGGAAAGGCGCGGATGTCGTCTGTGCTATTCAAAGGATGACGCGACCCACCGCCGGGAATATTCAAAACATCCCCCTTAGACCCGTCCGCGGAAAGATGAAGGGAAAGCAAATCGGATGGCCCATCTGACGCGGCCAGAACAACAGCCCCCGCCCCGTCACCAAAAAGGACACAGGTCCCTCGATCCGTCCAATCCGTAAACCGAGAAAGGGTGTCCGCGCCAATTAAAAGAACGGTCTTTGCAACACCTGTCTCGATAAGACCATTGACCACGGCCAGCCCGTAAATAAACCCGGAACAGGCCGCCGAAACATCAAAAGCGATGCACGAGGGCACCTCTAAGGCTTTCTGAACCAGACATGCTGTCGACGGGAATAGATGATCCGGCGTGCAGGTGGCCACGACGATCGCGTCCACCTGATCGGGCCGGAGATGGGCCCGCTCCAGCGCTTGACGAGCCGCCTGGGTGGACAGATCCGATGTCGCTTGGTCCGGAGCGACAATCCGCCGTTCTTTAATTCCGGTCCGCTCGGTGATCCACTCGTCCGACGTGTCCACCATTTTAGTCAAATCATCATTTGTGAGAACCCGAGCCGGAAGTCCTGAGCCGGTCGATAGAAATTTCACGCCCATGGGTTAAGTCCCCACCGGCGCGGGCAAGGGAGTGGGAGGCAGACGGTGAATCTGTTCGGAAATCTGCCGATTAATTCCCTTCTCCACAAAAGCGGCAGCGGTCCGAACCGAATTTTTTACCGCTTTAGCGTCGGACCCCCCGTGGGCAATCAAAGCGACCCCATTGACCCCCAACAACAAAGCGCCCCCAAATTCGGAAGGGTCTGTTTTTTTGAGGAGCTCTTTAAACGCCCCTTTAAGCAAGTATTTCCCAAAAATAGCCAAAGGGTGTTTGCGAACCTCTTGCTTAATCAATTTTAATACCGCCGCCGCCAACCCCTCACCAAACTTCAAAAGGACGTTCCCCACAAAACCATCACAAACAAAGACGTCGGCCGTCCCCGCGGGGATGTCACGTCCTTCCGTGTGTCCCACATAATTCAAACCACTGGCACGCAGTAACGGATGGGTTTCCAAAGTCAATTCGTTTCCTTTCCCCTCTTCCTCCCCAATGGTTAAAAGACCCACCCGGGGGTTGGCGATACCAAAAACAGCCTTGGAATAAATAGAGCCCATGATGGCGAATTGGAGAAGATGTTTGGGTTTGCAATCCACGTTTGCCCCCACATCCAGGAGGACAGAGTTTCCTTCCAACGTTGGAAAGATCGCCGCGATCGCGGGACGAGACACCCCGGGCAGGCGCCGCAAATGCCACAAACTGGCCGCCATCGTCGCCCCGGAATTGCCCGCGGAAATCAAAGCATCGGCCTTCCCTTGGGACACGATGTCCGCGCAGACCATAATAGAGGAATCTTTCTTCGAGCGACAAGCTTCCGCGGGTTTTTCATGCATTCCAATGACGGTCGGCGCGTGTTGGATAATGAATTTGCCCGACGCCCCATGGTGGGCCAGCTCCTGCTCAATCATCCCCTGGTCGCCCACAAGGATAATCTCATGCTCCAACTCTTGTTTAGCGAGGAGGGCCCCTTCGATGTTGGGAGGGAGCCCCCGATCCCCGCCCATGGCGTCCAGAGCGATGCGGATGGTCATGGTAAATTAAAAACGCACCAGAACCTATTTTCCTTCGTCTTTTTTCTTCGGCGCTTTCGGAGCGACAACCAATTCTTTCCCGTAAAAGCCACAGGCGGCGCACACACGATGGGGAGGACGCGCCGCGCCACAATTCGGGCAACGGGAAAGCGAACCGTAAACCAACTTAAAGTTCGCGGACCGTCGGCTGTCACGACGGGCGGGTGAATGTTTTTTCTTTGGGTTAGCCATGGGGATTGATTATCCTTATTTAAGTTTCAAATTTTTCAACACGTCAAAAACTGAACTTGTTTCAGGGGGAGGGCATCCACACGGCCCCTTATTGAGGTTCTTCCCACACATTGAACAAAGGCCCCGGCATCCCGGCCGACACAACGGTTTCGGAGGCAGGGACAAGAAAATGTTTTGACGGATGTCGTCGTCAATATCGAGGTATTCCTCCGTCACGGGAGCCTCGACTTCAAACGAAGGCCGAACCTCCAATTCATACCGTTCCAAACACCGCGCACACGAAAGAGTTAACGACGCCCGAACCTGAACCCATGCCCAGGCGTCTTCTTCTTGAATTTCGGCTTTCATATGGGCCTGAACAGGCCTCACCAGCTCGGGGCGATCCGGAGACTCCAGGGTGAACCGGGAAGCAGGAATCGACTCGTCCAACTCAATCGACTTTTCCCGCACAATATCTCGGATACGCAACCTCATCGCCCGCCCCCCAAAAGACCCGATCAACCCACCAACGGAGGGTTAAACCACAGAATTCGGCCCAATTGTAGGGAATTGAGAGGCAAGTGTCAAACCCCCGCATTGCGTCCTGCGTAATGTTACCGACCAAATGGGTGTTGAGTCCGCTATATTATTCCTCACGAAAAAGAGGGTTACATGCCGATCGACACCTTCAAAATGGAAAAGAGAGAGACCCTTGTTGACCGTTACCAAAAAGCCAAAAGAAAAAAAGCCCACTGTCCTGGATGAGAGACGAGGTCTAGTATTGACCCTTTGTCTTAAACGCGAGAAAGGCAATTAAGCAGACATGTCCCCCTCTCTGATCAATCCCCCGGGAGACTCGCCCTTGTTCCGTCAATGCCCCCAAAGACTTTTTTCAAAGACCCCTTTGGGCCCCATATCGCCGATTAACGAGGCATCCGGGATCATCTCGAGCCTCTTGATTTTTGACAGGATCAGAGGAGCATCATCAATCACTTGATAAGAAGTCGGTTCTTGAACTGAAACGAGGCAATCGTAGTTCCACTCTGTCAAGCGCCGATAGTGAGTCCCTCGTCCCAAAATATCCCCCATGGTTTTTCCGGGGATGAGAGTCTGCTGATTGGCATATTCATCAGGAAGGGAGTGGCTTATTTCGAACAGGACGGGGACAAACCTCTTAAGATCCACCAACAAGGTCTTTACCACTCTCGTGCCAGGGTTGTCACCTCCCACTTTTGAAACGGTATCACTTGAATACCGGGCGAATTCTCGTCCCGCAAATATTTCCTTCCTTTCAAACACCAACCCCGCCAGATTAAACGGGTCAACAGCCGTAGAGGTTCGGTTGACGTGGCTATCGTATTGTTGTCGCCCTGAAATAGATCGACCCTTAAGACGGGCGGGACGAAGCAAATTCCAAACTCCCGAGGTGCTGTCAAGAGCGTAGAGCTCATTTTTTAAGCGAATACTACCATGCTCTATCTTCATCCCCAAAAACATTGAACTCTTGCCATGATATTCATCCTTTACTTCGAATACGTAGACATGGGGAACTTGCCCTTCTTTTAACCAAACCCTCTCTTCAAGTTTGTATGGATAAGATTTCATCACGCGGTCAAAGGCCTGACGGATTTTTCCGCTGGGGTCCGTTTCGGGTTCCGTGAGGAGAACAGATTCTGGTGCCAAGGAGGACGAATCCCGGGACAAGGAAACGGCGGACTTCTCCGGCTTCTCGTTCCTTCCCGTGACCCATAGGAGCGCAAAGAAACACAGCAGGACGACCCCCATGTAAACAAGGAAATTTCCACTGTTCCCACGTTGCGAACTCTTCATCAAAGAATCCCCTTATATTGTTGTTTTTCGGCCTTTTTCAGATTCACGGGAGGATCTGTGAGAGCCTGGGGAGTCTGAAACATCCCCCACCTTAGCCCTCCGAGACCATTCCCTCCTTTCTCATTTTCCTTTCTCAACTGTTTTTGGCGCAATCTTTTTTAGTTATAATTGGCCACGGAATTCACGCCGCTTGTTTCAGCTTTGCATCCTAAATCTTCACTCTGGCCAGCCGCATTTCTCTCCCTAACGCTGGCAAACGCAAATAACCTTAGATGATCCCCCATCTTGGTCCAATTTCCAATTAACCCGGAATCCCCAGTTGAGCGCGAGGACCGAGACGAAAAAAGCGGGCTTTTTTACGAACAAAAAAGTGCAGGTCGTAGCGGGGACTACGGACAAACTTTTTTGTGAAGGAAAAAGGCCCGATGTTTTTGTCGAATCCCGTGATTCAACTGGGGATTTCGGGTTAACCTGGAATCCCCAGTTGAGAGAGAGATGTTGTTCCCCTTCTCTACTTAGCGAGGGGATGGCTCCGCGCCAGAGCGCCGGCAACAGCACTACCGATAAAACCGCCAACGGCGTGCGCCAATGGGATGGGTACCATGATCTCGGAGCCGCCTGCGAAAAAGGATGTGGAAAATACAATTTCAAATAGAACTTTCAAGGCAAATCCTCCCATTAAAAAACAGATGATGAAGAGATCCCAGCGTTTTTTCAATCGATGGGCCTCGATGGCTAAATGGGTTGCCACGAGACCGAAAAGGGCGGAGTCCAGCCCTGATAAACCCCGGTAACTGGGCAAATCGGGTAATAAAAAACCGATGGCAACCGGAATGGCAAGGACAGAGAGACCGAGTGTCCAATAAAATCCCCATGGGGAAAGTCGTTGGGCCCAGAGGCCGAGGACCGCGAACACCAGGGCATCCCAGACCACGTGGGGCCAGGACCAATGGGTCCAATGGCACCCGACCCACCGCAGGGGCGCCCAGGGGTCACCCTGGATCCATTGGAACCTGTCTCCCAGTGCCGGAAAAGCCATAAGGACCAGGGCGATCCCTGCCGCCAGGAAGGGAACGGGCCAGAGGCCCGCTCCCTTCCCGTCTTCCATCAGGGAAGACGTTCGAACCATTATTTTCCCCCGATGAACCGGCGACGAATCGCGTAGCCCAACCCAAGGAGGACGATGACCGCGCTCCCGGGGTCCAGGGCTCCGCCGCCACCCAGCCGAGGGGCGGAACGAGGAAACGCCGGCTTCGATGTGTCCACCCGGTGATGACGAATGGGGGCGTTGGCCCGAACGGATTGGGCCGCCTGCTCCACGGCCACGCGAGCTTTGTTCTTGCGATCGATCCCACGCCGGGCGAAGGCTTCATCGCCTAGCACCAACATGGAGGTTTCGTCCGTGACGATTTGATAAGAGACGCCCAGGTCCCGGATCGCGGTGGCGGACTCGATCGGATCACCTAAACCTGCGTTGGTCTTGGCTTGAATTTCTTCGATTCGGTTTAAGGCCCACAGCCGTTCCAGTTCTGGATTTTCTTGGTCCACCTCTGGAAGAACGAAGCGGGTGACATACTCCTTGTCTTGGCCGCTTAAACGGGCTTTCAAGGTAAACGTGGCCTCGCCAGGTTGGGCGTATTTTCCCAAGAGGACCACCTGTTGACCACGGTAGATTTTCTTGGGAACCCGGGTCACGTCGTGGGTCTTGCCCCCCGTGATTTCAACGTCCGCGTGGTGGAGACTTTCGTGGCGAATTTTGGATTTGGCCAGGAGGATTTGTCCCACGATGTCGTCATCGTTGGACACCCCGGAGGAAAACCCGCCGCTCGCTTCGCCGATCACGCGCATCAAGGGCCAGTTGGCGCTATTGCCCATCACGAATCCGAACACCCGAACATCGTATTGTTCAAGGAGTGTTCGAAAGGCTTTGGGGTCGATGACACCGCTGTTCGTGACCCCGTCGGTGACCAAGATCACGCTGGTCACGCGGTCGTTGTCTAGGTTTTTGAGAGCGAGGGAGAGCCCCGCGTGCACATCCGTGCCGCCGTCCGTACCGATCTTCCCTATTTTATCCACCCATTCTTTAACGGAAGGACCCGTGGCATTGACCCAGCCGGAGGTCAGTTCCTTCGCCTGCTGATTGAAGGTGACGATTCGGAACCGGTCTCGGTCGTTCATTTGGCCCAGGGTTTGGGTGACCCCATTGGCCAGCGTGTGGATTTTGGTTTGCATGCTTCCCGAGACGTCAAGCACAAACACGTAATCGGACCCCTTCTGAAGGGGTTGCAGGTCGATGCCGGGGGTAACCACCATAAGAAAGGTCCCTTCTGTTGCACCGGGAGCTCGGTAAGGAATGACTTCCACGCGCCCAGGGAGATCATCAGCCAACCGGTAGTATAACACGACGTCTTGGTTTAAACTTCCGCCCATTTGGGACAAGGCGACCTGGTAGTGGCCGTCTGCGACGCGGATCACTTGCGCGGCTTGTTCACGACCAGGCACACGGACTTCGGCCACGGGCCATGCC is a window encoding:
- the rpmF gene encoding 50S ribosomal protein L32 yields the protein MANPKKKHSPARRDSRRSANFKLVYGSLSRCPNCGAARPPHRVCAACGFYGKELVVAPKAPKKKDEGK
- a CDS encoding ketoacyl-ACP synthase III translates to MGVKFLSTGSGLPARVLTNDDLTKMVDTSDEWITERTGIKERRIVAPDQATSDLSTQAARQALERAHLRPDQVDAIVVATCTPDHLFPSTACLVQKALEVPSCIAFDVSAACSGFIYGLAVVNGLIETGVAKTVLLIGADTLSRFTDWTDRGTCVLFGDGAGAVVLAASDGPSDLLSLHLSADGSKGDVLNIPGGGSRHPLNSTDDIRAFPPLIKMEGKEVFKNAVTRMVEAATAALAKAGLSPQDLRLLIPHQANLRIIDAVAKRVNIPDDRVFRNVQKFGNMSAATTIIALDQAVSEGQVKRGDKVELIAFGAGLTWGAAVLQW
- the fabD gene encoding ACP S-malonyltransferase, translating into MMKTAFLFPGQGAQYVGMGRELNDHFPEARAIFERAESRLGREYIDVIFSGPEEKLRQTRFTQVSLFIVSMAAHAVLRSSGRRADVMAGHSLGEYSALCAAGAFDFETGLDLVKARGEALGAAAEKAAGSMAALLGLERSVVDDLCRKAAVKGLCQPVNFNCPGQIVVAGTAEAMDEVVRLAQEAGSLKSLRLNVSGAFHSSLMNPAATAMAPVLAAARIVSPDVPVVANVDARPVQDPQQIREKLVQQIDHAVLWEETLRFMIDAGVETFIELGPGRVLSGLLRRTDKTKKFSNIEDKKSADALLAVSSTPS
- the rnc gene encoding ribonuclease III, translated to MARVDAAPLEKVLRRVFKSRKLFQEALTHKSYAIEHGSKSFNERLEFLGDSILAAIVAHYLFKRYPDEDEGKLSKLKSQLVARPSLVLWAREIGLGQYLWMSDGEEATGGRDRESLLANAFEALLGALFLDGGFPVAQRFIVRLVSKKKRIIETDYKSKLQEIIQKRYKVPPSYTLKEQTGPDHNKTFVMHVHVRRRLLGVGDGRSKKEAEQAAAWEGLKKIRVHRLSPLIDPTHMAEDNTVAVPSPRRPSR
- the acpP gene encoding acyl carrier protein encodes the protein MADDIETKVKEIIVEQLGVDAAQVKPESSFVNDLGADSLDTVELVMALEEAFDMEIPDEEAEKIQTVTQAVSYITSHKK
- the plsX gene encoding phosphate acyltransferase PlsX; this translates as MRIALDAMGGDRGLPPNIEGALLAKQELEHEIILVGDQGMIEQELAHHGASGKFIIQHAPTVIGMHEKPAEACRSKKDSSIMVCADIVSQGKADALISAGNSGATMAASLWHLRRLPGVSRPAIAAIFPTLEGNSVLLDVGANVDCKPKHLLQFAIMGSIYSKAVFGIANPRVGLLTIGEEEGKGNELTLETHPLLRASGLNYVGHTEGRDIPAGTADVFVCDGFVGNVLLKFGEGLAAAVLKLIKQEVRKHPLAIFGKYLLKGAFKELLKKTDPSEFGGALLLGVNGVALIAHGGSDAKAVKNSVRTAAAFVEKGINRQISEQIHRLPPTPLPAPVGT
- the fabF gene encoding beta-ketoacyl-ACP synthase II — encoded protein: MSMNQKRIVVTGLGVVSPIGIGKAAFLESIKAGRSGVGKVSYFDVSTYPCQIDAEVKGFQADQFIDRKKIKRMDPFAQFAMAAARMAVTDSGIDFSKENPERCGVIVGSGIGGLQTIEAEHSVILKKGMRRVSPFLIPMLISNIASGEIAIEYGITGPNYSVSSACATANHALGASLRHLRYGDADVLIAGGAEAAITALGYAGFCQARAMTTDFNDFPEKASRPFDKNRSGFVMGEGAGVLVLETLEHALARGAKIYGELAGFGATDDAYHITAPSPEGKAATRAMQLALADAGVRPEEVDYVNAHGTSTELNDKTETMALKKVFGAHAQKLAISSTKSMTGHLLGAAGAVELIATLLCMENGFIHPTINYETPDPECDLDYVPNVARPAQIQCALSNSLGFGGHNAVVVAKRYNG
- the fabG gene encoding 3-oxoacyl-[acyl-carrier-protein] reductase, with amino-acid sequence MRLKDQTALITGGAQGIGRAIAETFAKEGANLALCDVNEQVCQATADELAKTFGVKTHAAKVNVTAFADCEKWVQSVFAVFGRVDILVNNAGITKDNLLMRMSDAEWDAVLAVNLKGPFNCTKAVVRPMFKAQRGRIINIASIVGLMGNAGQANYSSSKGGLVALTKTCAREFASRQVLVNAIAPGFIRTAMTDKLSDDQKKKLTDLIPLTRLGESQDVANAALFLASDESSYITGHVLSVNGGMYM
- a CDS encoding VWA domain-containing protein encodes the protein MKTLCRKISVLMVCLVTAGLAFSAGTLTVTGSPKQPIQIKDHHVDVVINNGFARTEMVQTFHNPNGVDLEGLYAFPLPQKASLAEYRLTTGETVMDGEVVPKEEARKAYEEERDNGQQAGVTEKKDDQRFEFHVAKVPAQSDVTMRVVYYQPLEIDTGIGRYIYPLQEGGTDEVAKSFWVPNSKVEGTFSMKLELKSAWPVAEVRVPGREQAAQVIRVADGHYQVALSQMGGSLNQDVVLYYRLADDLPGRVEVIPYRAPGATEGTFLMVVTPGIDLQPLQKGSDYVFVLDVSGSMQTKIHTLANGVTQTLGQMNDRDRFRIVTFNQQAKELTSGWVNATGPSVKEWVDKIGKIGTDGGTDVHAGLSLALKNLDNDRVTSVILVTDGVTNSGVIDPKAFRTLLEQYDVRVFGFVMGNSANWPLMRVIGEASGGFSSGVSNDDDIVGQILLAKSKIRHESLHHADVEITGGKTHDVTRVPKKIYRGQQVVLLGKYAQPGEATFTLKARLSGQDKEYVTRFVLPEVDQENPELERLWALNRIEEIQAKTNAGLGDPIESATAIRDLGVSYQIVTDETSMLVLGDEAFARRGIDRKNKARVAVEQAAQSVRANAPIRHHRVDTSKPAFPRSAPRLGGGGALDPGSAVIVLLGLGYAIRRRFIGGK
- a CDS encoding DUF177 domain-containing protein, which gives rise to MRLRIRDIVREKSIELDESIPASRFTLESPDRPELVRPVQAHMKAEIQEEDAWAWVQVRASLTLSCARCLERYELEVRPSFEVEAPVTEEYLDIDDDIRQNIFLSLPPKPLCRPGCRGLCSMCGKNLNKGPCGCPPPETSSVFDVLKNLKLK